The Blastocatellia bacterium DNA window CTGGTCAGATCTTACGTCAGCGCCCCTGGCATCAGGCCGGCTATCAAGGAGCCGGCGGTCGTGCGAATCGCCAGAGGACTTCAGGAGCTGACGCAAAATAATGAAGCTCAGGCTCTCTCTATCAGTGAGCCGCCGAGCGATCATCAGCGATTGCGGACATGCGCCGCAGCGCCTACCGTGTCAAAACCCGAAGACGAATGATAGCCTGCGCTTACCTGTATTGGCAAGCCTTTGCCGCGCTGTTTGCCGGCCTGGCATCGGCTAAGGGCCGGCAGTCGGCGCCCGCCGGGCGGCTTCAATTGGTGACCCCGGCGCGGGCCAGCACGATGCCCGCCCAGACGGCGACAAAACCGAGCACCAGGCTAAAGATGACGTAGAGCAGGCTGCTTAATCGGCTGCCGATTTCCAGCAGCTTGAAGGTCTCGTACTCGAAAGTCGAGAAGGTCGTGTAAGCGCCGACGAAGCCGACGGCGACGGCCAGCCGCCAGTGCGGGTGCAGGTTGATGCGCTCAGTCACCAGCGTCAGAAAGAAGCCGACAATAAACGAGCCCGTCACATTGATGATGAGCGTACCGAGAGGGAAGCGGGACGGAAATCGCTCGCTCACCAGGCCGCCGAGCCAGAAGCGCGCCATTGCCCCGAGCGCGCCGCCTAAAGCCACCGCAAGATATTTGCCCAATCTCTTATCCTCTGATCGCTTCAGCACACCGGAATGAAACCCGCTTCAGACTCTAGCACAAAGTCAATGGCCGTAGTGACTCTGCGGCTGCCGAGCCGGCGATTGCTTTTACTGTGAAAGATCGCACTTGCGCGGCTGGGCCGCTTAACGAATCACCTCCGCGAAGGGCATGTCTGAGAGTGCTTCTTCAGCCGACTTTTGGCCGCTTGCCACCCGGATCAACGGCTCAGAAAACAAGGTGATTAGATAGGCCGTCATGGGAACCAACTCCCGCACGATCTGATCGCCGGCGTCAGGGTAGTCATCCGGCAGCAAGGCGTTATGTTTATAAAATAGCTGGCCGGGATTATCGAGCAGGCCGAAGCCGCCGAGGGGCAGCTTCGCGTTCAGCCTCACCAGGAGCCGGTTTAATGCCATGCCATGCGCTTCGGCAATCTGGTCAGCCAACGAGACAAAGGATTGAAGGATGCTCACCCGCTCCAGGTCACTTTCAAGCCCCGGCAGGAACGACAGCTCTAGAAGCCAGACGCGATTCGCTTCTTCAAACGACTCCAGTCGGACGAGCAAGGTGTCGTAGGGCACGCCGTCGCCAGCCGCTCGCAAACGGGTCTGGTAGGCTTGCTGCGACAGCAGCTCGCCGAAACGCTCAAGCGCGGCTCTATGCTCCTGGCTTGTCAGTGACATCGCGCGCTCCTTTGATAAGCGGCTCAGGCGTCTAGTTATCTAATGCCTTGGCGATCTTATCAGGCGTCGGCTGGACCGGCTTCGATGACCAATCGAACTTGAGCCCCATGCTTTCAATCAATTCCATGATTTGCAGGAGATTATTCCTTTCAGGGATCATGATCTTTTCCTTCTTGATAAATTTCTGGACATCGGCTTTGAGGCGCGCCTGGGTCAACTCTTTGGGCAAGACAGCAAACGTCCTGTGATAACCATAGGCGTCAGAGAGCTGACTGGAGGCTTGCAGCAGCAGGCTATTTCGGTCGGCTTGTGCTGTATCGTACAGGCCATGGGCCATTTCGTTGATGTAGTTTGCATAGAAATGACCAGCGTCCTTGAACTTGTGCGCCTTCAGCTCCCGCTCTAGCGGATCAGGCCCCAGCCGCTCCCGCTCGACCTTTCCGGCGGATTCCCAAAACCAGTGATCCTTCTTTACCTTGGCGACGTCCGCTTCCCATTTCTTCCTTTCATCTTCAATTCCGAATACTTTTATGGCGATCTCTTTTTTCCTCTTTCGCTTATCCAACCACCTATTGATAGCGAATATCCCGCCTACTATCGCCCCGGCAGTTAATAAGAGCCAGCCAATCGGCGTCGCCGTCGAAGCGAGCAGCAAAGCGCCGCCGGCAACACTCAGCGCGCCTTTAAGCCCTGTCCCGATGGCACTGGTTTTCCGGTTTGCCTGCGTGCTGGCCGCTTGCGCAACCGCTTTCTTGGTATCCTCTTGAAGGGCTCTATCCTTTTCGAGTTTCTTTAACCGTTCGACGTTACTGGCCGCTTTAAAATAACCGAGCGTGCCTCTGACAATGTCCACCGCGCCGGTTGCGACGGCCAGCCCTCCGGTCGCCGACTGCGCGCCGAGAGCAAGGAGATCATTGCCGGTCGCGTTTGCGATGTGGTAGGCAGAAGTTGCCGATTGCTGCGCCGCGCCTAATGTGCCGCTGAGGCCCGCACTGAAACCAAGCCCCCGCTGCGCTCTTGTATTGGCCGAATCGAACCCTTCGCTAAAGCCCTTTTTGGCATCCATGAGCGAAGACAGGGCTCCCAGGCCACTGCTTGCCGCGCCGATGGATGACAGTATTTTTCCGGTTTCTGACGCCACCGGCGTACTGTCGCTGAAAATGGCTTTCGTCCGGTCCCAGGAGCCAGTGAAAAATGTTTTCGTCCGGTCCCAGACATTACCACTGAACGTCAGTTTACCCATTCCGGAGATGACGCTCGCCTTGTCGGCGATGGTTTTTCCGACAGCCGAGCCCGTGCCTAACGTCAGCAGCCCATAGTTGAGGAGGTCTGTCTTGGTGTCGTAGTTATAGTTCTCCCGCTGCCCGCCATATTTTTCATGTTCGGGGGCAGGGCCGCTTTGATAGATGCCCCGCGCTTCGTCGAGGGAAAAATTCGCCACCCGCTTCCCGACCGAATAGAGCGGATTGCCGATGCCGAAGGCGAGCCCTCTCAAGAAGCCTTTCGCAAGCCCATAGACGCTGCCGAGCAATCCGCTGCCGCCGGCCACCAGCCCCGACAAGACGGCTCGGATGATGCCGGGGTTATCTCCCGCCAGAGAGTTATAAACCTGGCTGGTTGCTTTCTTACCGCTCTCCCAGGATTGCACGAATGGCTGAAGAACAGGCGCGAGACCCACCATCGCGACCTTTAATGGCTTGGACATCATCTTCCAGGACATTCGATCTTCTTCAATGGCGTCGGCCACACTGCGCTGAATGACAAGACTCGGCGCCCGCTGCGCCGACAAGCGACGATTGCCGGTCGCGCCGCCGCTCTGCTGCACAACGTGAGTCAATTCGTGAGCGATCAGTTCCTGACCTTTGCGGCTGTCTGGGTGGTAGTCGCCGCGCCTGAAGAACAGGTCCTGCCCGGTGGTGAACGCCTTTGCTTGCAGCGAGCGGTTGAGACGGTCTGACTCGCCATCCGCATGCACTCTGACACGGCTGAAATCCGCGCCGAAGGCTTGCTCCATCCGTGCGCGCAATTGTTCAGGCAATGGCTGGCCGCCGCCGCGGGCGCTCTCGATGCCACGCTCGACGCTCGCCCCGGCGCTGGTCACCGTGCCGACGCCGCGGCGCTGCACCGGCTTCTCTTCCTCGTCCTCCTTCTCCGGCATCTCCTGCCGCTGGACGAGCGGCGTGATCGAAGCGGCGAGCGGCTTTCTCTGAATCAATTTTTCTTCGTCTTCTTCCTTTGGCGATGGCTGGCGCTGGATGTGAGCCGCGGGCGGCTCGGATGTCTGCATGATCTGGGCGGCGACGCGGTCGGCTTCGCGCTCGTACGAGTCGTCTGCCGCGCCGACCGCGAGCTTGGCTTGTATGGTCAAACGGCTCGGCTGGTGAGGTGGCGAGCTTTGAGCAAGAATCCGGGCGACAGCACGATTGCCTGCGGTGCGCTGAAGCGCCAGGATGTCGCTGGCCGTTAGCTCGGACGCGGGAGTATTGATCGCCCGCGCCAGCGCCGCAGGAGAGTGGCCTTTCGCCGGCAGGCGACGCGAAGCGCGAGCGGCAACGGGCGGCTGGCGCGCGGTCGCGGAAGCTTTCTCGCTTGCGCGAGTCATGAGCTTGTTCGGCATGGCCTTACCTGTTTGCGTGAAGCGGTGAGCAGTTTGCGGCAGCTATATTCGGGCAGTCGGGTCAGCACATTAGAAAACGAATCGGCCCGGCCGGCGATGAATCTAACATGGTTGAATCTTATCCGCATCGCTTTTGCCTGCTCCAACACGAGTAAAGGTTGAGAGCACATTCCGGAAGGGCGGTTTAATGAGAATCCCAGTTATCCCTGATTTTGTCGTTTCGGTCATTACGGAATCTGGTGATCAAACCGCTTCTGCGATTGTTTTCTTCATCGAGCCGTCCAGCCATGTCCTGGAAAGTGATCCCGTCCCCCTCCCCGCCCAGATGGCGGTCTACATCGGCAGGCCGTCCAAATACACGGGGGTTACTGACGCTGTCTGCTCCATATCTTTCCGAAGTCACATGCACTGCGGAGGTTCCCGCGCCGTTTGGAATGAGTAGCTCCACGGCTTTGTCTGCGCTGTCAGTGGTTTTCAGAGCGTCGATTTTTCCCATGTCCAGGTTCCGTCTATATAGGGTCCAGTGGAGAGGTATATCGTTGAGCTTTGCAAGCTGCTTGACGTAAGGATTGGTGTCGAATTTATAGCCCGCCGTACTCAGCCAAAGGTCCTTACCCGGTTTTATCCAATCACTGATCTTCGCTTTCACCCTCGTCTTAAAATCAGATAGGCTTTCATTAAGCGGGGCCTTGAAGAATCGGCCGCCAGTACCTTGGACCCCCTTCGCTTTAAGATACCAGCGATAGGCGAGTTTTTCTTTTAACTCAGCCAGTCCGTTGTCGCTAAGAAGTCCTAATATCTTTTTGATCGTCGCAAGATACCCTTTCATATTGTCTCGATCTGCATAAAGGCCGCGACCGCTTGGCCATGCCGGATAGGTCGGCTGGGGCTTCGTATTTTCCGTATAAATCGGGCTCCAGAGATTCCAGATCTTCTTGTACTCTTTCGTACTGGTCTTCCAGCCCTTTTTAAGGTCAGGCACATCTTCCATTATTTCTATTCGTGGTTCCAAACCTTCAATGATGTTCGGTTGAATAAGCGGATCAATAAGGTCATAGTTTTCTTTTATCTCCTTTAAGGGAGTCGGGGCCACAAACTGCACGACGCTTGCCCGGTTGAGCGCCTGCCGTTGCACCAAGGGAGTCGCGGCGTTTCGCGATTCGCCGCCCGGAATCGCTTTCCTTTGCGACCTCTCATTCCCCTGTTGGATAGCCCGCCTACCCTGTTCATCCGCTTCCTGTTCCAACTTCTGATCATCATTAGCCGAGACCCCCTTTACCTGAATCGTCGGCCCCACTCTTCCCTGTTTCTGCTGGACGACATGCCATGCTTCGTGAGGAAGATGTCGTTCCTGCCCCGGCCCCAGGTGGATGTCCGTGCCCTGCGTGTAGGCCAGAGCCTGCACTTGCGCCGGTGCAGAGGAGTTGTGATGAACCTTGACATCGTCCAGCGAAATGCCGGACAGGTTCTCGATTCCCGTCTTGAGGCTATCGGGCAGGCCGGTCCGGTTTTCCTCTTTCCGGGCATTCTCAAACTTCCCCTGTAGAGGTTCCGCTGCCTCTTCGACCCGCCGTTGAATGGCATTCGTTGGGGTTGAAGACTGAGGTGGCAGCGCGTGAGACGGATTGACAATCTGCGAAACCACACTATCGGCTACTGGCTGGTGATGGTCGCTTGGTTCGCTAAACTGGTGCAGGGCCTGTGCCGACGACCGCTCGTCATTTTGGCCCATCAGTGCTCCGAGCATGCGCTGGACGGCGCGATTGCCGGCGGTGCGCTGGAGGGCGCGGATGTCGCTAGCCGATAGCTCGGACGCCGGGCCGCTCATCGCCCGCAAAAGTGCGGCAGCCGGGTGGACAGGTGTCGGCTGCCGGCGCGAAGCTTGAGCTTCAACCGCCGGCTTGCGGACCGCTGCCGAGCCTTTTTCGGCGGCATGAGTCGTCATCTTGTTTGCCATGGCCTTGCTCCTCTTTTATGAAGCAGCAACCTGCGGTTAGCGACGATGCGGTTCGCAGCGCGCTGGTCACACGGTCGGCTCGGCTTCACGGGCGCGGCCCGCGTCGTCGCCTTGCGTTTTTTCTTGTTCGAGCATTTCCTGTATGACCTGAATCGCGCCGCTGATGCGCAGCAAGGTCTCGCGCACGTAAGCGGTTTCGGATTCAAGCTCGCGCAGGCGCGCCTGCCCGGTCTCGTATTCTTTCTTCAATTCTTCAAGCCGGCGTTGCAGTTGGTCTTTCATAGTTTTCCTTTCCCAAATCGCATTTGCTTGCACCGAAGACGCTATTGGTCTTTTTCAAAACGGCAGCTCCAATATCGTTGCGTGGAAACGATCATTGTAATCCGTAAACATACGCGCAGCACCAGAAACAGGAGCTTTAAATGTAATTGTATGGTCTCCAGCAGGAAGACCAGGTTTCACTATAGCAATGGGTACAAATGATTTGTGAGATCCATTTTCATTTGCCCAGAACCGAACCTGATATACATTCACATTATCAATATCGATATCCATCCCTATCGTTCCATGATTAGGGTCAGGGTCGTCTTTCCATGCTGAGCCTGAAGCGAAAATGATTAAGGTTCCTCCACCTGACCTGAACGTGCCGCTTTTTGGCAGCGGCCCAACTGCATTAATCGGCTGAAAGACACCCCACTTCGGCGAGGATATGTTGCCGGTAACCTTCACACTGCCATTCACGGTCAATTTATCGGTAAGAGAATCAGTTGTCCCGATGCCGACGTTGCCGTCTGCCTTGATGTAGAGTCTTGATGCCAGAGCATTTCCACCATTGTTCCCCGTCGGCTTGGTGGAGAAATCAACATGGGCGCCAAAATTCCCATCATCGATAACCCGCAACCTGAAGTTGGGCCCTACATCCTGAGTGTAAGTCTGGGCATCAATTCTCGCCTCGGCGTTCTGCGTGCCTCCGCCATTGTGAAGCAGCAGTGTTGGGCCTACACTGCCACTCACATCACGCCGAATATGCAGAGTGCTGGCGGGCGAGTCCGTCCCGATGCCGACCTTGCCACTCGCGGAAAAGAGATTCAAATGGCCGTCAGCGTATTCATTCTGAATCGTTAAGTTTTTCTCATTGGCTGCCCTGTAGCCGATCCAGCCCTTGCGCCCGGTCTGGGAATAGCCGGCAGGATACCATTGCATGTAGACGTGATCGGTTCCCTCAAGGTTAAGCACGGGGGCATTGCCTCCGGCTCCGCCTGTGAATTTGAGGTGTAGTGCAACTTTCGGGTCCGGCGTCCCGATGCCGACATTGCCGCCTATTGTGGTTATATCCGCGACCAGCATTAATCGTCTTGTCCCGCCCTCGGTAATGCCGCCAAGGTGCATCCATGAGGGGCCGCCCTTCCTATCTTCCCACCTTCCTAACCAGCCCTCCGCATACACCCTGCCCTGCTCATTCGCAAACCACAAGCCGCCTCTGATAAAAGGATC harbors:
- a CDS encoding DUF4157 domain-containing protein — its product is MANKMTTHAAEKGSAAVRKPAVEAQASRRQPTPVHPAAALLRAMSGPASELSASDIRALQRTAGNRAVQRMLGALMGQNDERSSAQALHQFSEPSDHHQPVADSVVSQIVNPSHALPPQSSTPTNAIQRRVEEAAEPLQGKFENARKEENRTGLPDSLKTGIENLSGISLDDVKVHHNSSAPAQVQALAYTQGTDIHLGPGQERHLPHEAWHVVQQKQGRVGPTIQVKGVSANDDQKLEQEADEQGRRAIQQGNERSQRKAIPGGESRNAATPLVQRQALNRASVVQFVAPTPLKEIKENYDLIDPLIQPNIIEGLEPRIEIMEDVPDLKKGWKTSTKEYKKIWNLWSPIYTENTKPQPTYPAWPSGRGLYADRDNMKGYLATIKKILGLLSDNGLAELKEKLAYRWYLKAKGVQGTGGRFFKAPLNESLSDFKTRVKAKISDWIKPGKDLWLSTAGYKFDTNPYVKQLAKLNDIPLHWTLYRRNLDMGKIDALKTTDSADKAVELLIPNGAGTSAVHVTSERYGADSVSNPRVFGRPADVDRHLGGEGDGITFQDMAGRLDEENNRRSGLITRFRNDRNDKIRDNWDSH
- a CDS encoding DUF4157 domain-containing protein, which encodes MPEKEDEEEKPVQRRGVGTVTSAGASVERGIESARGGGQPLPEQLRARMEQAFGADFSRVRVHADGESDRLNRSLQAKAFTTGQDLFFRRGDYHPDSRKGQELIAHELTHVVQQSGGATGNRRLSAQRAPSLVIQRSVADAIEEDRMSWKMMSKPLKVAMVGLAPVLQPFVQSWESGKKATSQVYNSLAGDNPGIIRAVLSGLVAGGSGLLGSVYGLAKGFLRGLAFGIGNPLYSVGKRVANFSLDEARGIYQSGPAPEHEKYGGQRENYNYDTKTDLLNYGLLTLGTGSAVGKTIADKASVISGMGKLTFSGNVWDRTKTFFTGSWDRTKAIFSDSTPVASETGKILSSIGAASSGLGALSSLMDAKKGFSEGFDSANTRAQRGLGFSAGLSGTLGAAQQSATSAYHIANATGNDLLALGAQSATGGLAVATGAVDIVRGTLGYFKAASNVERLKKLEKDRALQEDTKKAVAQAASTQANRKTSAIGTGLKGALSVAGGALLLASTATPIGWLLLTAGAIVGGIFAINRWLDKRKRKKEIAIKVFGIEDERKKWEADVAKVKKDHWFWESAGKVERERLGPDPLERELKAHKFKDAGHFYANYINEMAHGLYDTAQADRNSLLLQASSQLSDAYGYHRTFAVLPKELTQARLKADVQKFIKKEKIMIPERNNLLQIMELIESMGLKFDWSSKPVQPTPDKIAKALDN
- the crcB gene encoding fluoride efflux transporter CrcB, coding for MGKYLAVALGGALGAMARFWLGGLVSERFPSRFPLGTLIINVTGSFIVGFFLTLVTERINLHPHWRLAVAVGFVGAYTTFSTFEYETFKLLEIGSRLSSLLYVIFSLVLGFVAVWAGIVLARAGVTN